Proteins from one Pseudomonas bijieensis genomic window:
- a CDS encoding TRAP transporter small permease translates to MTKVVDLYFKLLKLLIVLCMIAMIVLVFGNVVLRYAFNSGISVSEELSRWFFVWMIFLGALVALKDRAHLGMDSLVKRLPPTGKRICLVIGHLLMLYICWLIFSGSWQQAAINLHVVAPASGLSMALFYGAGLVFGASAAPILLYELYLALFGKLGDDELVMVKDNDAEVITHNPITPDPTKSARP, encoded by the coding sequence ATGACAAAAGTCGTGGATCTGTATTTCAAGCTGCTCAAGCTGCTGATCGTGTTGTGCATGATCGCAATGATCGTGCTGGTGTTCGGCAATGTGGTGCTGCGCTACGCCTTCAACTCGGGCATCAGTGTGTCGGAGGAGCTGTCGCGCTGGTTCTTCGTCTGGATGATTTTTCTCGGTGCCCTGGTGGCGCTCAAGGACCGTGCTCACCTGGGCATGGACAGCCTGGTCAAGCGCTTGCCGCCAACAGGCAAGCGCATCTGCCTGGTCATCGGCCATCTGCTGATGTTGTACATCTGCTGGCTGATCTTCAGTGGTAGCTGGCAACAGGCAGCGATCAACCTGCATGTCGTCGCCCCGGCGTCGGGGTTGTCCATGGCACTGTTCTACGGTGCTGGCCTGGTGTTTGGCGCCAGTGCCGCACCGATCCTGCTCTATGAACTCTACCTGGCGCTGTTCGGCAAACTCGGGGATGACGAGCTGGTGATGGTCAAGGACAACGATGCCGAGGTGATCACACATAACCCCATTACCCCTGACCCTACAAAGAGTGCCCGCCCATGA